One window from the genome of Acinetobacter sp. LoGeW2-3 encodes:
- a CDS encoding DUF6670 family protein, which produces MPFLQDLLDRSKQLNQTPAAQADLACHGPNKKYKYIHQRLVIPNLPAPLHYFNFFSMIGQPNVPMLCNPDAIHTDALDTATVICSTSAHMVGQLNHYSIQNECHFENCNFNFHAREQLSSTFPEFHFSRQDDELSVDLNIRAIELITHFTQLRFSLADYWSIPCWCEGVIQYKDQQYQIESLGSFEYARSFKFPYLPFAFLTYQMINLNQNRQIILVQVRDSFNKIIQSRIYYKDLESQQTQMLDEKVIFKVHRVYPSVTTPNGQTMYLPREFEWHFESKDGMQISIQGQSRGDFKFGLGAGYVGSFTYQIKINDQEENGEGGYIEYIDCRALRFQELTKEEKILSNVVNSVPFLVKK; this is translated from the coding sequence ATGCCGTTTCTTCAAGATTTATTGGATCGTTCGAAACAGCTGAATCAGACTCCTGCTGCCCAGGCCGATTTGGCCTGTCATGGCCCCAACAAAAAATATAAATATATTCATCAACGTCTCGTTATTCCCAATCTTCCTGCGCCACTACATTATTTCAATTTTTTTAGCATGATCGGTCAGCCGAATGTGCCGATGCTCTGCAATCCAGATGCGATTCATACCGATGCCTTAGATACTGCAACCGTGATTTGTAGCACCAGTGCTCACATGGTCGGTCAACTGAATCATTATTCTATTCAGAATGAATGCCACTTTGAAAACTGTAATTTTAACTTCCATGCACGTGAGCAGCTGAGTAGTACATTCCCGGAGTTTCATTTTTCCCGGCAGGATGATGAACTCAGTGTGGATTTAAATATTAGAGCCATTGAGCTGATTACCCACTTTACCCAGCTTCGATTTTCTCTTGCTGACTATTGGTCGATTCCATGCTGGTGTGAAGGCGTTATTCAATATAAAGATCAGCAATACCAAATCGAAAGCCTGGGCAGCTTTGAATACGCTCGCAGTTTCAAATTTCCTTATTTACCATTCGCTTTTCTAACTTATCAGATGATTAATCTGAATCAGAACCGGCAAATTATTTTGGTTCAGGTACGCGATAGCTTTAACAAGATCATTCAGTCACGTATTTACTATAAAGATCTTGAAAGTCAGCAAACCCAGATGCTGGATGAAAAGGTGATTTTTAAAGTTCATCGGGTCTATCCAAGTGTGACCACACCGAATGGTCAGACCATGTATTTACCGCGTGAATTTGAATGGCACTTTGAAAGTAAAGATGGAATGCAGATTTCGATTCAGGGACAAAGTCGAGGTGATTTTAAATTTGGTCTTGGCGCAGGCTATGTCGGTAGCTTTACTTACCAGATCAAGATCAATGATCAGGAAGAAAATGGGGAAGGGGGCTATATTGAATACATCGATTGCCGCGCTTTACGTTTCCAGGAGTTAACTAAAGAAGAAAAAATATTAAGTAATGTGGTTAATTCTGTTCCCTTTTTAGTCAAAAAATAG
- the pssA gene encoding CDP-diacylglycerol--serine O-phosphatidyltransferase, translating into MTNIQKPERESSSDLPFDGITFEVEEEEHTQEGQKVKRRGIYLWPNLITTAALLSGFYSIIASMNGEFQQAIYAIFLAALFDGLDGRVARAIGAQSPFGEQFDSLSDMLAFGVAPAILMYSWGLSDLGRIGLAACFVYTACAAFRLARFNVQIGVVDKRYFIGVASPLAAVMIISLVWVGLDFPEIFDIKDSVVQIINAVAIVITGLLMISNIKYYSFKTVERKRVPFFVLPIAVFIFAAMTYNIPVGILVISVIYALSGFVTTVMAKRQVS; encoded by the coding sequence ATGACAAATATACAAAAACCGGAACGCGAATCTTCATCAGATTTGCCATTTGATGGCATCACCTTCGAGGTGGAGGAAGAGGAGCACACCCAAGAAGGTCAAAAGGTCAAACGTCGCGGCATCTACCTATGGCCGAACCTGATTACAACCGCCGCGTTGTTGTCAGGTTTTTACTCGATCATTGCCAGCATGAATGGTGAATTTCAGCAGGCGATTTATGCGATTTTCCTAGCTGCCTTGTTTGATGGTCTGGATGGTCGTGTTGCACGTGCTATTGGTGCGCAAAGTCCGTTTGGCGAACAGTTTGACTCACTGTCTGACATGTTGGCGTTTGGTGTGGCACCAGCGATTCTGATGTATAGCTGGGGTTTGAGTGATCTTGGGCGTATCGGTCTTGCTGCCTGCTTTGTCTATACCGCTTGTGCAGCTTTCCGTCTGGCACGCTTTAATGTGCAGATTGGCGTAGTAGATAAACGCTATTTCATTGGGGTCGCGAGTCCGCTTGCCGCAGTCATGATCATTTCGCTGGTTTGGGTCGGTTTAGATTTTCCAGAAATTTTCGATATCAAAGATTCAGTGGTTCAGATCATTAATGCGGTTGCGATTGTGATTACCGGTTTGCTGATGATCTCCAATATCAAATACTATTCTTTTAAAACAGTAGAGCGTAAACGCGTTCCATTTTTTGTTTTGCCAATCGCCGTGTTTATCTTTGCAGCGATGACTTACAACATTCCAGTGGGAATCTTGGTCATTTCTGTGATCTATGCTTTGTCAGGTTTCGTGACAACTGTTATGGCGAAACGACAAGTGAGCTAG